The Lipingzhangella halophila genome segment CTACATCAGTGAGATCGAGGCGCAGATCGACGAACGAACGGCCATCTGCGTGCTCACCCACGACCCCAAGTTCGACGTACCGGTGCTGCAGGCGGCACTGCGCACCCCGGCCGGCTACATCGGGGCCATGGGCAGCCGCCGTACGCACGACGACCGGATGGCCCGGCTGCGAGAGGCCGGGGTCGGCGAGGATCGGCTCGCGCGGGTGCGCTCGCCGATCGGTCTGGACCTCGGCGCGCGCACGCCGGAGGAGACCGCGGTCTCCATCGCGGCCGAGCTGATCCAGACCCGGTGGGGCGGAAGCGGCCGCCCACTGAGCACCACGAGCGGCCGTATCCACAACGAGCCACTCGCCACTCAGGCCACACCCGTTGCGGCGGGAGCCGCCGAGCCCGGTGCCGGCGGTACCTGGCCGTAGTACGTACCTCCCGGAACCCCGGCGGAATTCGGTCACGGAACGGCCAGTATCGGCCAAGAACTTTCGTAAACCGAAGTGCATTGTAGTGCGCATCCCTCCGCGTAAGGGGGAATCGGTCGCCTCGGTCGTGGGGTTTGGCATCAACGACAACCCTGAACTGGCCTACCAGCGTGGCATTATCACGTCATGACGACACGTAAGAACAGTACTGGCGAGCCCCAGCTCGCCGGTCTCCTGCTGGCCGCCGGGGAGGGGCAACGACTGGGACGGCCGAAGGCCCTTGTTGAGCTGGCAGGAGAGCGGCTGGTCGACCGGGGCGTCCGGGTGCTGCGCGAGGGTGGGTGCGTGCCGATCTATGTCGTGACGGGAGCAGCGCCGGCCGAGGTGTCCGAGACGGTGGCGGTGCACAATCCCGCCTGGTCGGAAGGGTTGGGGTCCTCTCTGCGCGCCGGTCTCGACGCGATGCCCGAGGACGTCGACGCCGTGCTCGTGGCCCTCGTTGACCAGCCACTGGTGTCGACCGAGGCGGTGCGGCGGCTCGCCAACGCGTACGCGGAAGGGGAGCGTGCGATTGTGGCGACCTACGTCGGCAATCCGCGCAACCCGGTGCTGCTGGGGCGCGAACACTGGCCGAGCGTGCACGCGATGGCCGAAGGCGATGTCGGGGCCCGCCCTTTCCTACGCGCCTACTCCCATCTGGTCACGCCGGTCGCCTGCGACGACGTCGCCAGTTCAGAGGACATCGACACCCCCGACGACCTGGAGCGCATGCGGGCCCGCGTCGAACCCGCGGAGCAGGACACCAACACCGCCCGGATTCAGTAGGTAGTGTTTCTTGGCTCGCTGGCGCTCGCCGGGTCGGGTGCCTGGGTGGCTGGGAACCTTCGGGCGCCTCCGGTGTGGTGCCCAATGGGCTTCACCGGTCGCGGGCGCCCCACCTACGGACCCTCCAGAACCCCGGCGGCGCCCGGCCCGTTTTTGGGCTCGCTGGCGCTCGCCGGGTCGGGCGCCCCGAAGCCGGGAACCTTCGGGCGCCTCCGGTGTGCCGCCCTGGTCGGCTTCGCCAGTCGCGGACGCCCCACCTACGGACCCTCCAGAACCCCGGCGGCGCCCGGCCCGTTTTTGGGCTCGCTGGCGCTCGCCGGGTCGGGCGCCCCGAAGCCGGGAACCTTCGGGCGCCTCCGGTGTGCCGCCCTGGTCGGCTTCGCCAGTCGCGGACGCCCCACCTACGGACCCTCCAGAACCCCGGCGGCACCCGACCCGAACACGCCCCTGCGTTTTGGCGACCCGAAACGAGACCGTTTCTAGGGGTTCGCGACCGGCAGGTGTCGGATGCCGAACCGGGCGCGCATCTGCTCGCCGGGGGCGATGACACGGAGACCGTCCCCGGTGGCAAGGGCGTTCGGTGGGCACGTCATGGGCTCCACCGCGAGCGGGCCCCGGTTTCCGGGGTCGACGAAGCGGTCGGCGCTGTAGACCTGGAGCCAGGGGCAGGTGCGGTCGGTCCACAGCCCTACCGCGTTGCCGGAGCCGCTGAGCACAGTCCAGGCCAGGTCGTCACTGCCGTACTGCAGGCCGGTGAACGGGGTGTCGAACACGGTCGAGCCGACCGGTCGGGCGGTCCGGAAGTCGTGGTCGGTGCCCGCGAGTGGCTGCGGCGGGCCCACCGGAAGGAGGCGCTCGTCCACGGGCTGCCGGAGACGCGCGGGCAGGCGCAGCGTCGCGTCGTCGAGCGTGCTGTCGACCCGCACATAAGGGTGTGCCCCGATGCCGCAGGGAGCGGCGGACGAGCCCGAGTTGCGAAGGGTGACGGTGACCGTCAGGCCGGTGCGGGCGTCGAGCCGGTAGTCCGCTGTCGCCGCCAACCGGAAGGGGTACCCGGGGGCGCCGTCGAGCGTGCAGCCAAGGGTGACCCCCTGCGGGCTGACGTTTTCGGGGCGCCACGTCAACGCGTGGACCAGGCCGTGGATGGCGGAGCTGCCACCGCGTTCGGTGACCTCAAGCTGGTGTTCGGCACCGTCGAACACGTAGCGCCCCTCGGCGACGCGGTTCGGCCACGGGGCCAGGAGCTGGCCCTGGAACCCCCGAACCTCCCCGCCGGGGTCATGCCCCCAGAGCAGCTCGTCGCCGCCACGGCCGAGCCGGCACAGTGCCGCGCCGCGAGGCTCGACCACCGCCCAATACTCGCCCGCCCTGAGTTCGAACGCGTCGCTCACCCGACACCAACTTCCCACGTGACGCGGACTACCGGAGGGAGCATACGCGGGTGCTCAACCGAGCACGGAATCGAGGGGTATCAGTATCCCCGATCCCAGGGTGAGCAGCCCGCCGGCCAGCACGGTGACCACCATCAACAGGGAACCGGCCACCGAGAGCCGATAGGACATCAACCGGACGCGCGCCTTGCGTTGCTTGCCGGCAGCGGTGCGTCCGAGCACGAACAGGGCGAGCCCCAGCACCACCGGGAACCACCAGGAATTCCCGCTTCCGCCGGGAAGCAGCCCGGTCACGCTCTGCGCCCCGGCCGCCAGCGCTGAGACCGGCGGGCTGTCGCTGACCGCCAGGAGCACTTCGTAGCCGGCGAGCACCGCGTCGCTCTGCGGGAAGAAGCCTTCGGGCGGCAGCAGCGACCTGCCCAGTCCTTCGGCAAGGCCCGCCAGGCCGGCGGGGTAGGCGAACCGGCGGCACCGACCCGATCCCATCGCGCGCTCGATCTGGCGCATCCCCCGATCGACGCGTCGCCGCTCGCGGTCCTGTTTCCGCTGCGTCTGGGACCCGTTCCGGTACGGGGTGCCGGAGGGCGGCCGATCCGGGTCAGGCGGTGGCTGAGCACCGTTGTCCCCTCGGGAGTCGCCACCGGGCAGGCGCTCGCGCGCCCGGGACCACCCGCCGCCCACCGCGGCGGCGATGCGGTGCCAGCGCTCGCGCCAGCGCCCGCGGCTCTGGTCGCGGTCGAGCTGGCGCTGGGCCGCGCCGGCCCGCAGGGCGCTTGGTAGCAGCATGGTCGCTGTGCTGATCGCGGCGTTGGTGGCGACGTCGCCGTGCGGGCCGCGTAACGCCGCGCTTCGCTGCGCACGCCACCACTCCGCGCGCGGCGCATCGCTGCGATGGGCCGGGTGCCAGGACTGCGCGCGCAGGTGCCGGCGTTTGCGGGTGGCCGCATCGGGATCCAGGACCAGCTCGGTGGCCTCGGCCCATGCCCTGTCCCATTCGTGTGTGGCGGGAGTCCTCTCCGCGACGTCGCGAGCGTCCGTGGCGAGCACGCGTTCCACGGTCGTACGCACCTGCCGCATGATGAGGGGCACCTCGTGCTGCACGCGTTCGAGTAGCACGCAGCGGTTTGTGCCTTCGGCACGGCAGACCGGATGGTCGCACCAGTGGCGCGCGGCGAGCCCGAGCGCGCCCAGCTCGATGGCCTCGCGAAGGGTCGCGTGCCGGGCGGACTCGCCCACGGCCATGGCCAGCACGCCTTCGGCGCTGACCTCGTGCCCGCGGTAGCGGGGCGCCATCCCGGGCACGAACCGCGCCGCGAGCGCGCTGATCGCCACGTGCGCGCGTTCGGGTTCGTCGTCGAGGACCGTGAGGTAGGAGCGGTCGAAGGTGTAGTCGTTGGCCTCGCGGTCCAGCCAGGTCCGCAGGGTCGGCCAGTGGGTGCGCAGCCAGACGGAGCCCTTGTCGGAGCGGTCCATGAGGTCGAACGCGAGGCTGGGCGGGTCGTCGTGGGAGACGTCGGCGAAGCTGATGGGCGCGTACCGGCGGGCCTTGACGATCTCCGGGCGTTCCCCGGCCAGCCACTGGCGCACCTCGGCGTAGCCCCACCGGGCCGCGGGTACCGGGGTGAGCAGCCCTTGGGCCAGGAGCCGCCACTCCTCGTCCGGGATCGCCGAGACGTCCACCTCGCTGTTGCGGACGGTAAGCCAGTTCTCCCCGCGCACGGGTCGGCGCCCGGCCATCATCTCGTGCGCCATGACGCCAAGGGACCACCACGCGGCCGGCGCTTCGCGCCGGCCCTCGATGACCTCGGGGGCCGCGTAGTCCTCGGTAACGGCCT includes the following:
- a CDS encoding nucleotidyltransferase family protein → MTTRKNSTGEPQLAGLLLAAGEGQRLGRPKALVELAGERLVDRGVRVLREGGCVPIYVVTGAAPAEVSETVAVHNPAWSEGLGSSLRAGLDAMPEDVDAVLVALVDQPLVSTEAVRRLANAYAEGERAIVATYVGNPRNPVLLGREHWPSVHAMAEGDVGARPFLRAYSHLVTPVACDDVASSEDIDTPDDLERMRARVEPAEQDTNTARIQ
- a CDS encoding aldose 1-epimerase family protein, producing MSDAFELRAGEYWAVVEPRGAALCRLGRGGDELLWGHDPGGEVRGFQGQLLAPWPNRVAEGRYVFDGAEHQLEVTERGGSSAIHGLVHALTWRPENVSPQGVTLGCTLDGAPGYPFRLAATADYRLDARTGLTVTVTLRNSGSSAAPCGIGAHPYVRVDSTLDDATLRLPARLRQPVDERLLPVGPPQPLAGTDHDFRTARPVGSTVFDTPFTGLQYGSDDLAWTVLSGSGNAVGLWTDRTCPWLQVYSADRFVDPGNRGPLAVEPMTCPPNALATGDGLRVIAPGEQMRARFGIRHLPVANP
- a CDS encoding protein kinase domain-containing protein, which translates into the protein MATPEPDDPSAPTHRIEPTATRPDQGGRGRTRWVTQILRPGNGRSEVGDAGDDAHTSVLPAHTRRFGLSNASAGEQPPARPRWRHPTGALLGWFPRLVSRVVVGPAGELDYAIPEELRRSYRVQGHIGSGGEAMVYLAEPVGEPDRQLALKVYRPGHDINRELLDRLRARGATDPYTPAIHGYGTARSSWGEDVAWEAQEYFAAGSLRTLIDQAPLPDERARDIVAAVAACLHHWQDSLQHNHTDVKPENLLIRKADPPVFALTDFGGAVRATMSRVYGSQAVTEDYAAPEVIEGRREAPAAWWSLGVMAHEMMAGRRPVRGENWLTVRNSEVDVSAIPDEEWRLLAQGLLTPVPAARWGYAEVRQWLAGERPEIVKARRYAPISFADVSHDDPPSLAFDLMDRSDKGSVWLRTHWPTLRTWLDREANDYTFDRSYLTVLDDEPERAHVAISALAARFVPGMAPRYRGHEVSAEGVLAMAVGESARHATLREAIELGALGLAARHWCDHPVCRAEGTNRCVLLERVQHEVPLIMRQVRTTVERVLATDARDVAERTPATHEWDRAWAEATELVLDPDAATRKRRHLRAQSWHPAHRSDAPRAEWWRAQRSAALRGPHGDVATNAAISTATMLLPSALRAGAAQRQLDRDQSRGRWRERWHRIAAAVGGGWSRARERLPGGDSRGDNGAQPPPDPDRPPSGTPYRNGSQTQRKQDRERRRVDRGMRQIERAMGSGRCRRFAYPAGLAGLAEGLGRSLLPPEGFFPQSDAVLAGYEVLLAVSDSPPVSALAAGAQSVTGLLPGGSGNSWWFPVVLGLALFVLGRTAAGKQRKARVRLMSYRLSVAGSLLMVVTVLAGGLLTLGSGILIPLDSVLG